CGGGAGCAAATGTTGTTATAAAACCTGTATAAACTTTTCTGCATGGATGTTGCCTTTCCTGATGAGTATGCTGCTCATACCAGAGGCATtaatgtacccccataccatcagagaggcaggccttTGATCTATACGCTGAGAACAGGCTGGATGGTACCTCTAGTATGGAAGATGCAGTGTCCCCGATTTCCAAAAAGAATTGTAAATTTGATCCAGAGGAGGCAGCAGCGTTTCTAGactgtgttcacatctggcttcttcttcgcacgatagagctttaacctgtgTTTGGGgacgatgatctgtggaagtgttcctgagtccatgcggtctcttatttgtaccacttacttttacagctctTTGTTGCCTAAAAATGGTACATTCTATTAGTTTAAACAGTTGTTATGTTTACTGTGTCCTatcatgaataaaatatgcttctgcttttatttacatttcataaTCGACGACCCGACTTTTTTAGGGCTTGGGTTGTCGATCCTACTGAGTTCTCGAGGTCGGTTTAACCCTTACACGGCCATGCTGTCCATCCTGTGTGCAGGCGGACAGGACAGGGTGTGTCTCCTGGACGGGGAGGACGCGGCCGTCCCCGGGACGATGAGGGCAAGCGGAGACTGGGTGAGCATTAAAGATGAGCAGCTGTACTACCTGGGACGCAGAGACAGGATGATAAAACGCAACGGAAAACGAGTGAACTTGGACAGCTTGCAGCAAGTGAGCGCTTGACAATCCACGTCTCttatttaagtgtttgttttagagctCGAGGATAGCATCAGTGATATAAAGTTAACATATCAAATATTCTGTATGGTGGGCCTTTTGAATCGAGAGCCAGATTGTGGTTTTTGTTCGTCCCGCAGCTGATCCTGAGTCTGCCTCGGGTGGAGGCCTGCGCTGTGGGTCTTTGTGACGGTTCTCGACTCCTTGCCTTTGTCGTGGCCCCCACTACTGGACACCAGGTGGCAACCTCCACCGTGTCCTCTGCGCAGCAGGACCTGCCCGGTTGTCCCGCTGAGGACCTGAAGAGGCTCATCCTGAACGAGCTctcgctgctgctgccttctcaCTGCGTTCCTGACTTGCTGGTGCTCGTCCCGGCTTTATGTCTTACTGCCCACGGTGAGAATCCTGAGACAACTCTTTATCGCCCAACGCTGAAAGGTGAAAGACTGGCagtgatgtttctgtgtgtgttcagttgtctgtctgttagcaaaatatctcacaaaccagtggacagattttactaaaaccttcagaaagtaaacactggatggacctctacaactgattaactttcggcagcaatccaattcaagatggccgccacaacctaCCTATCTTAGAAGCACAAAAATGCTTATAACTCAGTGTATTTTAGAGataatgaactaaaatttggcgcagtagtagctgagagtcattccttaCTTATACCTAAAGCACTAACACTTTGCTCAAGATTTCACGATATTGCACGAGGTGGccccaaaacaaaagatgatcGAAACGCCGCAGACCatttgcattcctttaaggaatgctacacttttaacttgtttcaggtttttacaGCTCAAACTTATGCTTGTGCAGATCcccagtcatccaggacatggcaaatcctaaaaaatctatatttttttcttcttcttctgttttctgcaggtaaaGTGGACATGGAGGCACTGATTAGAATATacagaagacagagagacagtCGAAGGTCTTTACAGGACGACAGAAACCTAAAGCAGACTCTCCAGGATCTGTGGCGGGTATTAAGACTTCTGATAAAGACTTCTGTTGAATGCTCAGGTCAGATTCGTTCAACTTTTCGAACCGTCTTCCAACAGGAAACATTAGGTCTCCCCGAAGACTCGAAGATCGACGAGCAGTCCAACTTCCTGTCCAGTGGGGGGGACTCTCTGAAGGCGCTGTGTCTCTGCGAGGACATCCGCGCCGCTGTTGCGACGTCCTCTGAAAGCCTCCTGGAGGTCCTTCTTGATGGGACCTTCTCAGACGTGCTGCGCCATCTGACAGGGTGGATGTCTCCGGGGGACGGCTCGTCGTCAGAGACCAAGAAGCGTCCCGCTgagccgctgccgccgccgtcTGCTGTCCGAGAAAAGAAAGGGCGCCGATCGGCCGAGGCGCCGCAGCAGGAGGACGAGAAGGAGGAGAGGCATGCGGTGAAAGTAGTGAGACGAGGAGGAGAGGTGGTGGACATGAGGAACACCGACGGGACAGACGAACCGAGAGGACAGAATACCAGCGGAGGTGTGAGTCTCAGTCTGAGCTGGTCTTCAGACACGGGCAGGTGCGTGGACGCCTCCCCGGTGATTCTAATCCAAGACGGAGCCGACGGAGCCAACGGGGCCGGAGCGTCCGTGTTCATCGGCTCCCACTCCCACAGGGTGCAGGCGGTGGACCTGCTCACCGGGAACCTCCTGTGGGAGCGAGTTCTCGGGGACAGGATCGAGGCCTCGGCTGCTGTGTCCCGCTGCGGCACCCTGGTTGTTGTAGGTCAGCATCAGTCCTCTGAATGTCTCACTGTGTCGCTGTCGCCTGCCGGGGAAAAAGCGGGCGATGACGTTTCTGCCCGTGGTTGCGTTAGGttggctgtctgttagcgaaatatctcatgacccactgggcaaattttaatgaaactttcaggacatAATCAGTGGATggacatctgcagctgattaacttttggagccaacccaattcaagatggctgctacagccaaccgatgttagaaaatgcacaaataGCTGTTACTcggttaattttacagatatttagcgaaagtctgatgtggtagtagctgagaaatATTCACAACATTTTGCATAACgtaatttttaaggtttgaccaaaaccgcTACAAGTCAATCATTTCTGATCATTTAATGATCTTATTCTAAAACCATGACAtcaaggtggtgggtgatatgcattctttcatgGAATGCTAAGTCTTTAGTTTTGTTATCAGTCATtaagatcattttgttttgttttgttttgttttgtcacaggTTGCTATGATGGCTACGTGTATTTCCTGTGTGCTAAAACCGGAGCGACCCGGTGGTCGTTTCAGACGGGGGACGCAGTGAAGAGCTGTCCTGCTGTGGACCCTTTCAGCGGGCTGGTGGCGGTGGGCTCACACGACGGACACGTCTACGCCCTCAACCCTCAGGTGAGTGGCGAACATGAACTGACACGGAAGGTcttgaagaagcagaaaactgaaacctTCTGataaatgagtgtgtgtgtgtgtgtgtgtgtgtgttctcagaTCCAGCAGTGTGTTTGGAAGCGTCACTGTGGTGGCGGTGCCGTGTTTTCTTCTCCCCACCTTCACGCGCCCCGCCGACGGCTCTATGTGGCGTCTCTGGGAGGACGTCTGCTGTGTCTCGACCTGGTGAGTGAAAGACAGACGGGCTTCTCCTGGAACTTTGAGACTTTCAGTTTCCTCGTTTCTTTCCTCCAACCACCACAGGGTCTTAGCGCACTACtgcaaacccccccccccaaaaaaaaacaggtgttttTCGTGTCCAATCAATTCCACCGGGCGCCATGACCTCgtctctcctctgcagctgtgcCTTAACCACAGGGCACCACTACAGGGCTCATACTGTGTGTGGGGAATAACTATCAgccaccaccacaccaaattctagcttggtatctgtaaaattgactgagttgtaggtatttttgtgttcgctaagagtgattagctgtggcagccatcttgaatcacgtggactccaaaagttaatcagttagaGATATATAGTACACTGATTATTTACTAAAAGagtcaataaaatgtgtttagtggttcatgtgatattttcctaacagacagacagggttaactccaacagttcggactgaagttttaaacaaagatcttgggGGATCTTTTCGAGCtcggagtacgtgttggggatgacttggAGCTGCGAACACGCCAAATTTGAGCGCCGtctctgtagaactgactgtgTTTTAGCCATTTGTGTATTTGCTAAGGCCGATTAGCTGCGGCTATCAAcctaaatcaggttgactccaaaagttaatcagctgtagatgcacaggcaacgattactttctgaaaggtttgctaaaatccatccactggttcgtgAGCTTGCTTCGCTAACAGACACGTAAAATGATAATCTGCATCGGCTCGCTGTGTGTCTCACAGGCGTGTTGTCGTTTTTCAGGACAGCGGAGACGTCCTGTGGTCCTACTGCAGAGGAGCGCCTTTCTTCTCCTCGCCGAACTCCTGCCGTGGACACGTCGTGATCGGCTCGGTGGACGGACACGTCTGCTGCCTCAGCGACTCGGGCGAGCTGGTGAGAAACGGCGTGTCCCTTTCAGCCGGAACCTACAAATCACCACGTCACGGTTCGAGGGATCTTATTTGTGCGGCTGAAGTTAGACGACGCTCAGTTCGGCTGAGTGGTACTCCACGTTTCTGTCGGCTCGTTTGAAAGCTCAAATTTGGCTCGATGGTAGCCGAGAGGCatcccccaacacacactgaGATCTGTTCAAAAGtgtggcatgcaaggcagcgggtgataggcattccttcaaacacacacacacacagaggcagttacatgatAGCCCTCCCTTCATGGCAGCTAGCTATAATAATCAGGTTTGTACTGATTCCCTGCCGGTGCAGAGATAACATTTTTAAGCTAGTTGATCCAagagtgttttaattttttttttatgcatcatcagtcttcttgtgtttttctgcagctgtggcAGTTTTTAACCAAGGGTCCGGTCTTCTCCTCGCCGAGCTTCGTGGCAGAACAGCAGAGGCTCCTGTGCGGATCCCACGACGGGCGGCTGTACTGCCTCAACTGCTCCGACGGCTCGTTGGTTTGGACTTTTCAGACCGGGGGAAAGGTGTACGCCACTCCGTGCGCGTTTGACGGCGCCGCTGTCGGCAGGGCGGGGTCTCTGGCGGCCGTGGCCTCCACGGACGGCACAGTCTGGATCCTGGACGCGCAAGACGGACACGCCGTGGCTTCTTACACTCTCCCCGGAGAGCTGTTCTCATCCCCGGTCGTCTGGAAACGGTTCCTCATAATCGGGTGCCGTAACGATAATTTGTACTGTTTAAACCTAAATGTTAAAGAGTAAATTCAGACACACTTCATGTATTTCTGCACTCATGTAATAAACAGTTTTAGGAGGCAGTAATAagcactctgtttttttttttgttttttttgttcagacatcagtatttaatttacattattcataacatttttttttatcggTTTAAGAACTTTCTCATGAATATATCTAAGTGGgacaaaaaagtgcaaataataccaaatgttttttgttttttttgttacgtTTAACACTGCGTACACTACACTATGTGCACGATCAAAGttagaaacaaaatgacaaagtgaCTCAGCCGATGGAGCCCCTTTCCGAGCGAAGCTCCGCTAACGTACGTACAGGAAATACTTACAGATCAATTAGTCAGGGGCAGGaagaatggattttttttctctttttttttttcgtataCGTAATGCTGACGCTGTGAAAGATTGTGTCATTCTTGAGAGGAAGTGATGACACATAAGCCTACAAACATGAGTGTTACAGGAGGACGGCTACGGGAATCATATGGTtgtggtaaaacaaaaataataataataataaagtccaccctctttcagcTCTGGGATTTTACTTATCGGgacaataaaaatcttttgGTCTTAaacaggttctaaaatgattcaaatctaacctcagctgtacagaaacacacagcagattccaccataaaatgtatgaaaaacacaatcaaaatggaaaagctgtgtgtgaaaaacaaagtcCCCCCTACGAGTCAGGACCACCTTCCACAGCAGTGACTCTCAGTAGTTTTCTGTGTAATtgtatcagtctctcacatgatTGTGGAGGTAatctggcccactcttctttccagcgttgcttcagttcattgatgtttgcagacatttgtttctgctcagctctctgaaggtcccacagcatttcagtcagactgaggtctggactaTAACTGGACCATTAGAACATCtttattcttctcttttttagccactctgttgtagatcagctgctgtgttttggatcattgttctgttttatgacccagtttggtcccagcttcagctgtcagatctgaactgtcatgaactttaacctttaacctacTAAtcgaggcctgtagagtctgacgTGAAGTTGCAATCTTTgcaatttctctgagcattgcatggtctgaccttggggtgaatttgctgagatgtcctgggaagattggcagccgtcttaaatgttttccatttgcaTCTTGCTCGCTGTAAAATGATgaactccaaatagtttggaaatgagcATTAACCCTTCTAATACTGATGGGCATCAACAGTTGCTCCTCTGAGAACATTGCTGATGTCCTTCCTCCCTGGCATTGTGTCAACGCTCACCTGCAAACcgacaaaactcctgctttcaTAGAGGTGATcagactgatgatgatcagttaatcaatacaaaaaagaaaaaaaaaacagctctttccCTCTTAAAGCCTACGGAAAGCAGCAAGGATAGACATTGTTTTTCCCCACACacaactttttcattttggcttaatttttgtttaataaatatagggaaatctgttgttttgtacacttgaggttagatttacgtaattttagaacctggtaaagaccggatcgttttttttttattgtgctctAACGCATAAAAGCCTGGAATTGAACGAGGGTGGACTTGCTTTTGCTGCGTCTGTCTCCAAGAAGAGAGCAAAGAATCCAGATTTCAGCCAGGACGCCGAGCGGTTGAGCGAAAAAGACCAGTGACACTTATTGTcctctgtgttgtgtttaaacGCACCCACAGTCTGTGCTCGTGTCTGTCGAGCAAACCGTCCAATAGCTTCTTGATCGGCTATCACAGTCGTCACGGACACAGTGGGAGTTCTTGAGCTAAGGTTTTCCAGTCtaactttacttaaaaaaaaaaaaaaaatcattgtttttttttgtttttttacacaacaaacaagGCTCAGAGAAAAGATGCAATAAAGTTTTGAATGTAGATAAATCTGCAGCTGTGTATAAACaatgcagaggaggaggaggagggggggggcagAGAAGATGCCTCTAACACTTCCATCAGAGGACCGGTCACGCTGAGTTAGTTTTACTGGTAGCCCTTAAAACATGATTCAGACAGAGACTTCCCGCTGATTTAAACACTGCTGTTCATCGGAGCTTCGCCTCTTCAGCGCAGAGGTGTCGTATCGTGTCAAGCAAcggatttttattttgcaaccGTGGTGACTGTTGGCTccaaaaagaagatgaaaaaaaagaagaagttggCTACTGCATTGGTCAGCCACGGCTGCGATTGGCTGCTGAGGACTTTACCTGTAGGGGAACGTacactttgtgtgtttgtatacaACATGTGCATGCTCTCGACAGTTGTTTACACACATCTGGGATTGTATTGGGATATTTGAATGGAAAGCAGATTTTTATATGATAGTAATAGCAGCCAGTGTGTGAGGGGTAACAAGGTGATGTACTTGTTTCACAGTTGGGAGAtgtggcagattttttttttcttttttttggaaggGATTGGATGATGGAGTGATGGTGACTCTTCAGGTGCCTCAGAGTCTGTGGGCAGTGTGCGGTCTCCATGCAGGCTGTGAAGCTGGGGTTTGGGGGGGGTGCGGTCGGGAATAGGGGTGTTATTTGATGATTTGAGGACAGTCGCTCCAGGCTTTGGCCTTTCGTTTGGCCAGTGCCAGCCAGGCCGGCTCCGTGGACACCTGGGGAGAGTCGCTGGAGGGGAACCGCTTCGACACGTCCTTGACAGCAGGTGGGGACGGCGTGGAGTCTGAGATCTCAACTgaagcaacaaataaacaacaaatgggGTTACACACCTTGCTCGCTGCGCCACACGCCCACTTTTAGACTCCTTTTAAGGAAAATTAACTTCTACCTCTCACCACATTTGCATCCTCCtcctaaaattatttaacactCAGCTAACAC
The Kryptolebias marmoratus isolate JLee-2015 linkage group LG24, ASM164957v2, whole genome shotgun sequence DNA segment above includes these coding regions:
- the aasdh gene encoding beta-alanine-activating enzyme isoform X4; translated protein: MPARTLQELVSAAASLHPDRKAVVFDSGSGGSEGSASLLYRDLAQLAEKLSRVLLKNCSPSSGVIGLYCSDDLLVPVWILGILQSGAAYAPLDPEAPGFLSARVMSRCGLQFCAVKSDLVQHFQASLIRYASVEVCVELPDFNLTLMRTEPVLISEGDPGLSGPPGRRNWAYVLHTSGTTGPPRTVRVPHECILPNILHLRSLFQITADDVLFLASPLTFDPSVVDIFLALSSGAQLLTVPAMMKKKPSRLAQLLLRDHRTTVLQVTPTLLMSFGHRVLSQDVLSSDSSLRVLALGGEACPPPALLSSWRHEDNKTCIYNIYGITEVSCWACCYGIPGTLLRPSTLSAPSSVPLGNALTDTVLEVRDERGCVITEGEGQVFIGGQDRVCLLDGEDAAVPGTMRASGDWLILSLPRVEACAVGLCDGSRLLAFVVAPTTGHQVATSTVSSAQQDLPGCPAEDLKRLILNELSLLLPSHCVPDLLVLVPALCLTAHGENPETTLYRPTLKGKVDMEALIRIYRRQRDSRRSLQDDRNLKQTLQDLWRETLGLPEDSKIDEQSNFLSSGGDSLKALCLCEDIRAAVATSSESLLEVLLDGTFSDVLRHLTGWMSPGDGSSSETKKRPAEPLPPPSAVREKKGRRSAEAPQQEDEKEERHAVKVVRRGGEVVDMRNTDGTDEPRGQNTSGGVSLSLSWSSDTGRCVDASPVILIQDGADGANGAGASVFIGSHSHRVQAVDLLTGNLLWERVLGDRIEASAAVSRCGTLVVVGCYDGYVYFLCAKTGATRWSFQTGDAVKSCPAVDPFSGLVAVGSHDGHVYALNPQIQQCVWKRHCGGGAVFSSPHLHAPRRRLYVASLGGRLLCLDLDSGDVLWSYCRGAPFFSSPNSCRGHVVIGSVDGHVCCLSDSGELLWQFLTKGPVFSSPSFVAEQQRLLCGSHDGRLYCLNCSDGSLVWTFQTGGKVYATPCAFDGAAVGRAGSLAAVASTDGTVWILDAQDGHAVASYTLPGELFSSPVVWKRFLIIGCRNDNLYCLNLNVKE
- the aasdh gene encoding beta-alanine-activating enzyme isoform X1, coding for MPARTLQELVSAAASLHPDRKAVVFDSGSGGSEGSASLLYRDLAQLAEKLSRVLLKNCSPSSGVIGLYCSDDLLVPVWILGILQSGAAYAPLDPEAPGFLSARVMSRCGLQFCAVKSDLVQHFQASLIRYASVEVCVELPDFNLTLMRTEPVLISEGDPGLSGPPGRRNWAYVLHTSGTTGPPRTVRVPHECILPNILHLRSLFQITADDVLFLASPLTFDPSVVDIFLALSSGAQLLTVPAMMKKKPSRLAQLLLRDHRTTVLQVTPTLLMSFGHRVLSQDVLSSDSSLRVLALGGEACPPPALLSSWRHEDNKTCIYNIYGITEVSCWACCYGIPGTLLRPSTLSAPSSVPLGNALTDTVLEVRDERGCVITEGEGQVFIGGQDRVCLLDGEDAAVPGTMRASGDWVSIKDEQLYYLGRRDRMIKRNGKRVNLDSLQQLILSLPRVEACAVGLCDGSRLLAFVVAPTTGHQVATSTVSSAQQDLPGCPAEDLKRLILNELSLLLPSHCVPDLLVLVPALCLTAHGENPETTLYRPTLKGKVDMEALIRIYRRQRDSRRSLQDDRNLKQTLQDLWRETLGLPEDSKIDEQSNFLSSGGDSLKALCLCEDIRAAVATSSESLLEVLLDGTFSDVLRHLTGWMSPGDGSSSETKKRPAEPLPPPSAVREKKGRRSAEAPQQEDEKEERHAVKVVRRGGEVVDMRNTDGTDEPRGQNTSGGVSLSLSWSSDTGRCVDASPVILIQDGADGANGAGASVFIGSHSHRVQAVDLLTGNLLWERVLGDRIEASAAVSRCGTLVVVGCYDGYVYFLCAKTGATRWSFQTGDAVKSCPAVDPFSGLVAVGSHDGHVYALNPQIQQCVWKRHCGGGAVFSSPHLHAPRRRLYVASLGGRLLCLDLDSGDVLWSYCRGAPFFSSPNSCRGHVVIGSVDGHVCCLSDSGELLWQFLTKGPVFSSPSFVAEQQRLLCGSHDGRLYCLNCSDGSLVWTFQTGGKVYATPCAFDGAAVGRAGSLAAVASTDGTVWILDAQDGHAVASYTLPGELFSSPVVWKRFLIIGCRNDNLYCLNLNVKE
- the aasdh gene encoding beta-alanine-activating enzyme isoform X2, which translates into the protein MPARTLQELVSAAASLHPDRKAVVFDSGSGGSEGSASLLYRDLAQLAEKLSRVLLKNCSPSSGVIGLYCSDDLLVPVWILGILQSGAAYAPLDPEAPGFLSARVMSRCGLQFCAVKSDLVQHFQASLIRYASVEVCVELPDFNLTLMRTEPVLISEGDPGLSGPPGRRNWAYVLHTSGTTGPPRTVRVPHECILPNILHLRSLFQITADDVLFLASPLTFDPSVVDIFLALSSGAQLLTVPAMMKKKPSRLAQLLLRDHRTTVLQVTPTLLMSFGHRVLSQDVLSSDSSLRVLALGGEACPPPALLSSWRHEDNKTCIYNIYGITEVSCWACCYGIPGTLLRPSTLAPSSVPLGNALTDTVLEVRDERGCVITEGEGQVFIGGQDRVCLLDGEDAAVPGTMRASGDWVSIKDEQLYYLGRRDRMIKRNGKRVNLDSLQQLILSLPRVEACAVGLCDGSRLLAFVVAPTTGHQVATSTVSSAQQDLPGCPAEDLKRLILNELSLLLPSHCVPDLLVLVPALCLTAHGENPETTLYRPTLKGKVDMEALIRIYRRQRDSRRSLQDDRNLKQTLQDLWRETLGLPEDSKIDEQSNFLSSGGDSLKALCLCEDIRAAVATSSESLLEVLLDGTFSDVLRHLTGWMSPGDGSSSETKKRPAEPLPPPSAVREKKGRRSAEAPQQEDEKEERHAVKVVRRGGEVVDMRNTDGTDEPRGQNTSGGVSLSLSWSSDTGRCVDASPVILIQDGADGANGAGASVFIGSHSHRVQAVDLLTGNLLWERVLGDRIEASAAVSRCGTLVVVGCYDGYVYFLCAKTGATRWSFQTGDAVKSCPAVDPFSGLVAVGSHDGHVYALNPQIQQCVWKRHCGGGAVFSSPHLHAPRRRLYVASLGGRLLCLDLDSGDVLWSYCRGAPFFSSPNSCRGHVVIGSVDGHVCCLSDSGELLWQFLTKGPVFSSPSFVAEQQRLLCGSHDGRLYCLNCSDGSLVWTFQTGGKVYATPCAFDGAAVGRAGSLAAVASTDGTVWILDAQDGHAVASYTLPGELFSSPVVWKRFLIIGCRNDNLYCLNLNVKE
- the aasdh gene encoding beta-alanine-activating enzyme isoform X3, whose translation is MPARTLQELVSAAASLHPDRKAVVFDSGSGGSEGSASLLYRDLAQLAEKLSRVLLKNCSPSSGVIGLYCSDDLLVPVWILGILQSGAAYAPLDPEAPGFLSARVMSRCGLQFCAVKSDLVQHFQASLIRYASVEVCVELPDFNLTLMRTEPVLISEGDPGLSGPPGRRNWAYVLHTSGTTGPPRTVRVPHECILPNILHLRSLFQITADDVLFLASPLTFDPSVVDIFLALSSGAQLLTVPAMMKKKPSRLAQLLLRDHRTTVLQVTPTLLMSFGHRVLSQDVLSSDSSLRVLALGGEACPPPALLSSWRHEDNKTCIYNIYGITEVSCWACCYGIPGTLLRPSTLSAPSSVPLGNALTDTVLEVRDERGCVITEGEGQVFIGGQDRVCLLDGEDAAVPGTMRASGDWVSIKDEQLYYLGRRDRMIKRNGKRVNLDSLQQLILSLPRVEACAVGLCDGSRLLAFVVAPTTGHQVATSTVSSAQQDLPGCPAEDLKRLILNELSLLLPSHCVPDLLVLVPALCLTAHGKVDMEALIRIYRRQRDSRRSLQDDRNLKQTLQDLWRETLGLPEDSKIDEQSNFLSSGGDSLKALCLCEDIRAAVATSSESLLEVLLDGTFSDVLRHLTGWMSPGDGSSSETKKRPAEPLPPPSAVREKKGRRSAEAPQQEDEKEERHAVKVVRRGGEVVDMRNTDGTDEPRGQNTSGGVSLSLSWSSDTGRCVDASPVILIQDGADGANGAGASVFIGSHSHRVQAVDLLTGNLLWERVLGDRIEASAAVSRCGTLVVVGCYDGYVYFLCAKTGATRWSFQTGDAVKSCPAVDPFSGLVAVGSHDGHVYALNPQIQQCVWKRHCGGGAVFSSPHLHAPRRRLYVASLGGRLLCLDLDSGDVLWSYCRGAPFFSSPNSCRGHVVIGSVDGHVCCLSDSGELLWQFLTKGPVFSSPSFVAEQQRLLCGSHDGRLYCLNCSDGSLVWTFQTGGKVYATPCAFDGAAVGRAGSLAAVASTDGTVWILDAQDGHAVASYTLPGELFSSPVVWKRFLIIGCRNDNLYCLNLNVKE